The DNA region GGCAAGGAGGGGCGATCTCCCCCTCTTTGTTCGCCTGCGTGTTTTcgcgaggaggaagagggaggccGAAGGGCGGCTCGGCCCCCaggctgctccagccctgcagcatcgCCGCCACGTACCCGCTTCCTCGGGGTGCGGGGGGTTTGCATCCTGCAGCCGTCGGGGGCACCTGGATAACACTCGATGGGTGCAAcgagcgggcaggggctgggtgctgcccagGTGGGTGCCCTAGGGACGGGCTGGGACACGGCGGTGCCGCGATTTCGCTCCCCATCGCCGCTCACGGCTGCTGAACCGAGCGCAGCCTCCCGATGCGGTGGTACCCAAAcgaaccccccccccctccagctcccGCATCCCCTAAACCGGGGAGGGGGGTCCACGGCCGTGCTCGCGTGATGGGGCGATGAACCCCCCGAACTGCGCCGCTGCGTGCGGTTTGCCGCCTGCAGGCCGGCCGCGCCGTTCCCCTCCCCTCGCCTTCCTCTTTGCAAACCAAAGCGGCTGCGGAGAAGAAGCCGGAGTCGGCCCCGAAGCGCGCAGGAAGCCAGCAGCCTGCGAACCGGGGTGCAGGATGGGCCCTGCGGTCGGGGGACGCGGTCGCCTGTCCGcctgtccgtccccccccccgcccgggggaGGCTGCGTCGGCTTCTCGTAGCGTTCGGTATCTCGGAACCGCGTCCCCCGGCgtgggcagctctgctgctgggagtAGCTTGGTGTCACCCCAGAAATAGAGGGGCTGCACCCCAAAAGCTCGGCGctgagctgccccacagccctgggtgagggtccctgtccccaccggCACCCGTGGGGACATTTCCCGAAGGTTTAACCTCAAAACCTGCCCCGGTTTGAGCCCCACTTGGTGGGGAGAACGTCCCCGTCCCCCCTGTGAAGCCCTGGCTGGGGATGAGCCGTGCGCAGCGCGGGGTGACACTGGGACGACACAGGGCGACGCTGGGAAGGCACCGTGAGCACCCAgcgtcccccccccggccccgggggatgCCCGGCCCCACGCGTGGTACCCggctgctggggatgctggcaggggaGGGGATGGGTGCGGGATTAAATGAATCATCTCAGGCAGGCGCCACGCTCTCGTGACTAAGGCACGGGCGGGCAGATGCCCACGGGTGGGCAGGAATGGGGGGGTCTGCTGGGGGTCTCCATCCTCCAGACTATCCCTGTCCCGGCCAGGCGCCACGGCCACCCAGCCCCGGCGGGTGTATGGCGTCCTGGGGGGGTCCGTGCTGCTCTCCCCGGTTCTGCCCCCCAACAAGACGGTGAAGGAGATCGAGTGGAGCTTTTCAGCCGGTGCCGGTGCCACCATTGAAGTAGCAGAATTCGGCCCCGGCAGCTTCAAGCGCCCCGACCCCAAGGACCGGTTCAAGGACCGGCTGGAGATGTTCAACGAGACGGCGCTGAAGATCGGGGCCCTGGAGCGGGGCGACAGCGGGGTCTACGGGGCTCGGATTAAACTGTACCCGACGCTGGTGGAGGACCAGTCCTTCAACCTCTCCGTCTACGGTGAGCGGCTGCAAAGGCGACGGGTGACGGAGACGGGTTTATTGCAGCCCCGATGGGACCCGCCCGCGGAAGAGGCGATAAAACCCTTCTGCACCCGGAGTCATCAGCGCccgggaaaggggaagagaaaattgCCCTTGGCGCTGAGCATCTGTCACGGGGATTTTCCTGGGTTTATGACTAACCACGACCCACCCCCGCCTGCGCTtcccctgcccgcaccctcccgctgccctccccgggggacCGAGAgtgtccccagggggtccccagggtgtcctCGGGGGGTCCTCGGGGGGTCCTCAAGGTGTCCTCGGGGTGTCCCCGGGCAGGCTGGATCCTGCGACAGGGTTTGTTTGCACCTTAAACAGGGCCGGTGCCAGCGCCGGAGATCCAGCACCGGCTGCTCTCcctcagcacccaagggtgcaACATCACCCTGCGGTGCTGGGTGCCGGCCGGCAGCGATGCCGAGGCCAGCTGGCAGCtcggcagctccccggggacGCGGTGGGGACAGCTCTGCGAGGACGGCCAAACGCTGTGCCTGGCCGTGGCCGCCAGCGCCCTCAACTCCAGCTACACCTGCGTGGCCCGAAATCCCACCCAGCAGCGCAGCGTCTCCACCCGCCTGGACACCCTGTGCCGGCAGCAgggtaaccccccccccccggcacccgcTCCCACCCGGCCGGCGGGGTCCTGGCACCCCACCACGGCTTGTCCCCACAGAGACAGGTGGCTGGCAGAGGTGGCATGTGTgcctggtgctgctggccatggcagCCCTGCTCGGCATCGTCTGGctgtggaggaagaagaggaggaagagagcagcCGAGGGAGGTGGGTCAAGGCTGGGTCCTCACCAGCGGGATCACCCGGCAAAAAAAAAACGGGAAAGAAGGAACCGGCTTTTTCCTTCGCTGGGGCTCTGGACCAGGGCGGCTCCTTTCCCCGCACCCTGGCTCCCTCCCGGCACCCCTCGGCTCACCCccgcctgctcccctccccgcagccgcccTCGCCTCCCCCTCCAGCGAGGATGCTCCACCGGAGCCGTCGTACGCCGAGATCCAGCGGGGAACCCCGCCGGGAGCGGAGAAGTGGGTGaggctggggggccggggccgaATCCGGCTCCTGGCCCATTGCACGGCGATGCCGGGGCTGAATTCGGCTCACGCCAGGGCCGGGCTCCGGCTTCCAGCCCTTCCCTCCAGGCGCTGCGGCTGAgggtccccccgtgtccccaaagTCCCCTGAGCAGGGGGTCAcggcccccttccccagccccatcGCCCTGGAAGCGGCTCCCGGCATCGCTCCGAAGCTCCTCGTGCTTCACTGGGGAGATGCCACGAGGGGACATTGAAAGGCCACCATGTCCCCAGGGGGGGGCTTGTCCCAGCTGGGGAGCGaccgtccccgtccccctgccgaAGGGCCGGGGGCTCAGGGGGGGGGTTCTCCCCTGTTTTCTGGCAGCGAGACCACCCCACCACCATCTACAGCGAGGTGCAGACGGGCGCGGGCAGCTGGGACGAGATGGTCGCCTAAGCCCCGCGGCCGGTGAGTACCGGCACCGGGGGGGGGCTCCGTCCTCGTCCCACCGCCCCCGGAGGGACCCAGCTCTGTCCCCACCCTGACTGTCCCCGCTTTGTCCCCGCGCAGGACGGAGCAGCAGGACGGAGACCGTGACGCCGCCGTGGACCGATGGACACTCGtgtgcccccccccacctccatgatgtctcctcctgccccctccctgctccgTGTCCCCCCACTTCTGCTGCGGGGGGCGGCGAGCAGCGTCCCTGGGGGCTGCCACATCCCCTTTCCCCAAACCCAAGAGCAGCCCGGCGGGGACGGGGGTGCGGGACGGGCTGGAAGGGGGGTCCCAACCCCCCCCCACACCTTGGCTCCAATAAAGCGGGTGAAGGCGAGGTGTGGGTGGATTTATGGGGGTCAAAGCCCCCCCTGGGGCACCCAGGGATGTGGGGGTtctgcaggctgggggggggcctgggctgccccccctgcagcggggtgggggggctcagggtgACGGGGGGGTGGGCACGTGTGTGTCGACActggggggacacacggggggaTGCTCAGGACTCACGGGGGGGGGACAGCACCCACGGGGTGGGTGCGTGGGGACAGCACCCACAGCTCTGTGCAGCGCCGGGCACGGGGTGTCCTCTCCCGGAGCGTGGGCCCCCCCCAGCGGTCCCCGGCTGCCGCCTCCCCAGGGCTGGATCCTGCACGGCTGGATCCCAGTACAGCAGGATCCTGGGGAAGTGGGACCCATGTATAGCTGGATCCCCCGCACAGCTGGATC from Calonectris borealis chromosome 29, bCalBor7.hap1.2, whole genome shotgun sequence includes:
- the LOC142094083 gene encoding SLAM family member 8-like — translated: MGMSPGRPRPRVPWLLAPLLVVAGATATQPRRVYGVLGGSVLLSPVLPPNKTVKEIEWSFSAGAGATIEVAEFGPGSFKRPDPKDRFKDRLEMFNETALKIGALERGDSGVYGARIKLYPTLVEDQSFNLSVYGPVPAPEIQHRLLSLSTQGCNITLRCWVPAGSDAEASWQLGSSPGTRWGQLCEDGQTLCLAVAASALNSSYTSG